The DNA segment GCGACGAGGTTCACTGCACACGCCCGCCGCACCATGCTTTCCTCCGCCGCCGGTTTCACCGCAAAGCACGACCCGCCGCCGCGCAAATAGAACTTTGGTCGAAGAGCGATTGCGCATACGCATGTCGGAGAAGATAAGGAGCGGGCCCATGAGCGAATTGAAAGTGTACCACCTTCCCGGCGCGTGGGGCCTGGCAACGGTCAGCCCGTTCTGTTTGAAACTGGACAGTTTTTTGAAGATGGCTGGGATCGACCATCAATCGATCACCGCCTCCACCCCCTTTCCCGGACCGAAGAAAAAGGCCCCTTGGATTGAATATCAGGGGCGAACCATCGGCGATTCAACCCTCATCATCGATTTCCTGAAAGAGGAATTCGACGCGGATCCGGACGCGCATCTAACGGACCAACAACGCGCCACGGCAATCGCCATTCAGCGGCTGGTCGAAGAGAACCTTTATTGGGTGATGGTCTATGATCGTTGGTGCCGCGATGAAAACTGGCCGATTTTGAAAGGGACTGTTCTGGGTTCGATCCCCGCCCCTGTTCGAATGTTCATCGCGCCAGTCGCCCGGCGCAGCGTTAAGAAGCAATTGGCCGGTCACGGCATGGGCCTTCATTCCGCTCAAGAGCTTAACGCGATTGCCGCAAAGGATATCGGGGCATTGGCCGGCTTACTGGGCGATGGCCCTTGGTTCTTTGGCGACCGGATCAGCGGCGCGGATGCGACCGTGTATTCATTGTTAGCCAATATCGCCTTTGTTGCCTTTGAAAGCCCGATGAAAGCGATGATCAATGGCCACCCCAACTTGGTCGCATGGCTTGGCCGCTTTAAAGACGAAAACTACCCAGAAGATAATTGAACGAGGGGACCAATCCTCTCTTCACATTCCCAATCATCCCGGTCACACTCTCCTCCATTGCCCCCAAAGGAGAGGACATTTGAAACTTGTCTCAACACTCGCAATTTCTGCCGCATTGGCTGCCGCTATGACGGTCGTTGCAGGAACGCCCGCATCCGCCGATGGTCATGCCGAAACTCCGGCACAGGCACCCATCCCCGGCCCCGAACAAGATCCATATATCTGGCTAGAAGAAGCCCGCAGTGATGAATCTTTGGCATGGGTCGAAGCGGAAAACACCCGCACTTTAGGCGTGTTGGAGGCCGACCCGCGATTTGAAACGCTGAAGGCCGAAGCGCTTGCCATTTACGACAGCGAAGATCGCATTCCATATGTCAGCTTTCGCCCCGATGGCCTCTACAATTTCTGGCAAGACAAGGACAATCCAAAGGGATTGGTTCGGCGCACAACGTTGGAAAGCTATCAAACCGACGCCCCGGAATGGGAAACGGTTTTGGATGTTGATGCTCTGGCAGAAGCGGACGGCATGGAATGGGTCTACAAAGGATCATCCTGCCTACCGCCTGCG comes from the Erythrobacter sp. Alg231-14 genome and includes:
- a CDS encoding glutathione S-transferase family protein, whose protein sequence is MSELKVYHLPGAWGLATVSPFCLKLDSFLKMAGIDHQSITASTPFPGPKKKAPWIEYQGRTIGDSTLIIDFLKEEFDADPDAHLTDQQRATAIAIQRLVEENLYWVMVYDRWCRDENWPILKGTVLGSIPAPVRMFIAPVARRSVKKQLAGHGMGLHSAQELNAIAAKDIGALAGLLGDGPWFFGDRISGADATVYSLLANIAFVAFESPMKAMINGHPNLVAWLGRFKDENYPEDN